CGCTACGCCCTCGCGTCCGACGACGTGCGGGACGGCGCGCGTCGGCCGCTCACCCACCTCAGGCGCCCACCTAGCCATCCCTCGGTTCGCGGCGCAAGAGGACCGCAAGCCGGCTTGCGACTGCTCTCCGTTTCGCTGCAGGATGTTTAGGGTGCCCACCGGGATTATACCTGTGACCCGCCGGGACTTACGAGAGGAGAAATCGGGGGCGTTGCAAAATGTCCAGGCGTCGAATAATGCGCAACCCCGGCCTTCGCGGGCGGTCTAAGGGTATGGGGTGAAGCATCTTTTGCGGAGACGCTCTGTCTTGCCAGTCAAAGCGATTGAACCTACAATATATGCATCTCGAGGTGCGCTTCTGAAGGAGTAGTGTCTGCGTATGAGTTTCCATGAACGACGTCCGGTTGCGGCATTTGTCCTGATGGTTTTTGTCGGTCTGAGCGGTGGATGGCTGCGGGCCCAGACGACAGAGGCCCAGCCCCCCGCCGCCAAAGCCGGGGCAGCGCAGGAGCCGGATCCGCTGAAGCGGCAGCTGAGCGACAAGCAAAAGAAAGAGAACGAGAAGTCGCTCAAGCAGGAGCTGAGCAAGACCTACCAGAAGTGGCTGAAAGAGGATGTGCTCTACATCATCACCGGGGAAGAGCTGGCGGCCTTCAAACAGCTCTCCAACGATGAAGAGCGCGACCAGTTCATTGAGCAATTCTGGCTGCGTCGCGATCCCACGCCCGACACCATCGAGAACGAATTCAAGGAAGAGCACTACCGCCGCATCGCTTACGCCAACGAGCACTATGCATCCGGCAAGCAGGGCTGGCGCACCGACCGGGGACGCATCTACATCGTCTTCGGGGCGCCCGATGAGGTGGATTCCCACCCCAGCGGCGGCTACTACCAGCGTCCCATGCAGGAGGGCGGCGGCTCGACCTCCACGTTCCCCTTTGAGATCTGGCGTTATCGCTATCTCCAGGACATCGGGCAAGAGATCGAGATCGAGTTCGTCGATCCCAGCATGAGCGGTGAATATCGTATGACGATGGACCGCTCGGAGAAAGACGCGCTGCTGCACACCCCGAACGGCGGCTTGACCATGTACGAGGAGATGGGCATGACGGGCAAAGCCGACCGCTTCACTCGCGGGTCGGCGGAGCGGCTGGGCCGGAACCCATTCGAAGCTGTCAATGACAACAGCAAGTTCTTCGACCGGATGAACACCTTCTACAAGCTGCAGAAGGCGCCCGCCATCAAGTTCAAGGAACTCGATGAGATCGTCAGCCACAAGATCCGCTACAACCTGATGCCGTTCGACGTGCGCACCGACTTCGTGCGCGTGACCTCGGACACGGTGCTGGTGCCGGTGACGGTGCAGGTGAAGAACAAAGACATCACCTTCGCGGCGAAAGACGGCATCCAGCGCGGCGTGATCAACATCTTCGGCCGCATCTCGACCATGACCGGCCGCATCGTGCAGACCTTCGAAGACACCGTGCAAGTCGACGTTCCCAATGACCTTCTGGCCAAGACGCAGGAGAATTCTTCGCTCTATTGGAAGGCAATCCCGCTGCGCCCGGGGCGCTATCGCCTCGACGTGGTGGTAAAAGACGTGAACGGCGACCGCCTGGGCACGTGGAACCGCGGCGTGACGGTGCCCACCTACGACGAAGACCGGCTGGCGTATTCCAGCCTGATCCTGGCCGACCAGATGGAGAAGGTGCCCTCGAAGAACATCGGCAGCGGAAACTTCGTCATCGGCAACACCAAGGTGCGTCCGCGGCTGGATGCGGCAGACGGCAAACCCGCTACCTTCAAGCGCGCGCAGCGCGTGAACTTCTGGATGCAGGTCTACAACCTGGGCATCGACCCGAAGACCAACAAGCCGGAAGCGACGGTGGACTATGACGTGGTCAACACCGCCACCAACAAGGCGGTGTTGCACACCACCGAAGCGACCGCGCAGATGGGCAACATCGGCGACCAAATGACGCTCGAGAAAACCTTCAGCCTCGACAAGCTGGAGCCGGGCACATACCTGATCACCATCAAGATCGACGACAAGATATCGAAGCAGACGGTGAGCCCGACCGCGAAATTCTCGGTCGAGTAACCGTGCGGTAGCAGGGAAGATGGGCGCAAAGCGTCTTCGATCCTTCGCTGTGAGGTTGCGATTGGCCCGTAGGTTCCCACAATCTGTGGCGCTGTGGTTGACGCTGGCGGCGCTCGCTGCGCCGGCGTGGGCGGGTTCGGGGCCCGCCAGC
The Acidobacteriota bacterium DNA segment above includes these coding regions:
- a CDS encoding GWxTD domain-containing protein; this encodes MSFHERRPVAAFVLMVFVGLSGGWLRAQTTEAQPPAAKAGAAQEPDPLKRQLSDKQKKENEKSLKQELSKTYQKWLKEDVLYIITGEELAAFKQLSNDEERDQFIEQFWLRRDPTPDTIENEFKEEHYRRIAYANEHYASGKQGWRTDRGRIYIVFGAPDEVDSHPSGGYYQRPMQEGGGSTSTFPFEIWRYRYLQDIGQEIEIEFVDPSMSGEYRMTMDRSEKDALLHTPNGGLTMYEEMGMTGKADRFTRGSAERLGRNPFEAVNDNSKFFDRMNTFYKLQKAPAIKFKELDEIVSHKIRYNLMPFDVRTDFVRVTSDTVLVPVTVQVKNKDITFAAKDGIQRGVINIFGRISTMTGRIVQTFEDTVQVDVPNDLLAKTQENSSLYWKAIPLRPGRYRLDVVVKDVNGDRLGTWNRGVTVPTYDEDRLAYSSLILADQMEKVPSKNIGSGNFVIGNTKVRPRLDAADGKPATFKRAQRVNFWMQVYNLGIDPKTNKPEATVDYDVVNTATNKAVLHTTEATAQMGNIGDQMTLEKTFSLDKLEPGTYLITIKIDDKISKQTVSPTAKFSVE